The proteins below are encoded in one region of Ricinus communis isolate WT05 ecotype wild-type chromosome 6, ASM1957865v1, whole genome shotgun sequence:
- the LOC8262040 gene encoding kinetochore protein NDC80 homolog, whose amino-acid sequence MRGNNTRRRPTESLIPQQPPPPDHHRQFTSRDSDASFASSRPSTIGVGRSSELYTDRGHQNSAVRAINTYLSSHSSSLSLRTHPISSAKDITEVLQFLLHQLDYPTTKLEDDLFLILKFLNCPFKVSKSALRAPNTPHNWPSFLALIHWLVQIAMFEEHLAVNSRAFVENNTMLVYALDSYLSYIRGDDDSVDALDREFMEKLEKERESVVESVRVLEENFKELEAKAEGLKTGPTEREKLENLRNVLEEDVNKFNAIIAEFNSRIEGLDKVLVEKRNELETKVEERKRIDLENEDLKKRVEEQSFNARDAERMKRELQAVERNIGDAESARNSWEEKIWDLNTEIGHKYKELETLSMDCNQAVRRLKLGNGFQYLLNAKGSTPTEVMGVDYKSVVKPGLASFADDVKRSSMAKLEEFISLQQGSSEFTAKTEGKKNRIAALQSHIDEVEARLILLQNEMEEYTKRCAVEAQKLLEDVQEEAHNLGILEREAGEILKASELKLQEATKQSEEEIQKKARDLFAVVDTVSKYKEHMESKISEMKNKLSETAAAVSDAYKHFLPAQFGINLDAIIT is encoded by the exons ATGAGAGGAAACAACACGCGCCGCCGTCCAACAGAGTCCTTAATTCCGCAACAACCACCACCGCCAGACCACCACCGTCAATTCACCTCCCGTGACTCCGATGCTAGTTTCGCTAGTTCCCGCCCATCTACAATCGGAGTCGGCAGATCCTCCGAACTTTACACAGATCGCGGCCACCAAAACTCGGCAGTTCGCGCCATCAACACTTACCTCTCTTCTCACTCATCAAGTCTCTCACTACGAACACACCCTATCTCCTCCGCTAAAGACATCACTGAAGTACTCCAATTTCTACTCCACCAATTAGATTACCCTACAACGAAACTGGAAGATgatctttttctcattttaaaattccTAAATTGCCCTTTCAAAGTGAGCAAATCTGCGCTTCGTGCCCCTAACACCCCACACAACTGGCCTTCTTTTCTCGCGTTGATTCACTGGCTGGTGCAAATTGCTATGTTCGAAGAACATTTAGCTGTTAATTCAAGGGCATTTGTGGAAAATAATACTATGCTTGTTTATGCGTTGGACAGTTATTTGAGTTATATTCGCGGCGATGATGATTCTGTTGATGCTTTAGATAGAGAGTTTATGGAGAAAttggagaaagaaagagagagtgtGGTTGAAAGTGTTAGGGTTTTGGAGGagaattttaaagaattggAGGCGAAAGCGGAGGGGCTGAAAACGGGGCCTACAGAGAGGGAAAAGTTAGAGAATTTGAGGAATGTGTTGGAGGAAGATGTGAATAAGTTTAATGCTATAATTGCAGAGTTTAATTCGAGGATTGAGGGTTTAGATAAGGTTTTGGTAGAGAAAAGGAATGAGTTAGAGACGAAAGTTGAGGAGAGGaaaaggattgatttggagAATGAGGATTTGAAGAAGAGAGTCGAAGAGCAGAGTTTTAATGCACGGGACGCTGAGAGGATGAAGAGAGAGTTACAAGCAGTCGAAAGAAATATTGGTGACGCGGAAAGTGCCAGGAATTCATGGGAGGAGAAGATTTGGGATCTTAATACTGAAATTGGACACAAGTATAAGGAACTTGAGACACTTTCCATGGATTGTAACCAAGCTGTTAGGAG ATTAAAGCTTGGAAATGGCTTTCAGTATCTGTTGAATGCCAAGGGGTCTACACCTACTGAAGTTATGGGGGTTGACTACAAATCAGTAGTCAAGCCTGGACTTGCATCCTTTGCTGATGACGTAAAGAGAAGCTCTATGGCAAAACTGGAAGAGTTTATTTCCCTTCAACAAGGGTCATCAGAATTTACTGCGAAGACTGAGGGCAAAAAGAACCGTATTGCTGCACTTCAATCTCATATTGATGAA GTGGAAGCTCGGTTAATCTTATTGCAAAATGAGATGGAGGAGTACACTAAGAGATGTGCAGTAGAAGCTCAAAAACTGTTGGAGGATGTTCAAGAGGAGGCTCATAACTTGGGTATTCTGGAAAGAGAAGCTGGAGAGATTCTGAAG GCCTCTGAACTAAAGTTACAAGAGGCAACGAAGCAAAGTGAAGAGGAGATTCAGAAGAAGGCTCGTGACCTATTTGCAGTGGTTGATACAGTCTCAAAATATAAGGAACATATGGAATCCAAGATTTCAGAGATGAAAAACAAGCTCTCAGAGACTGCTGCTGCTGTCTCTGATGCTTACAAGCATTTCTTGCCAGCACAATTTGGCATCAACCTCGATGCtataataacttaa
- the LOC8262039 gene encoding mitogen-activated protein kinase kinase kinase 1, with amino-acid sequence MDKQKRNRSKLDRRNAVRNIDYDASYSPSSSSTSTSTSFSMEGSTTPRTRSLDLDPKTSFRVEGIDGEFDLICQTLGFSGPDDFAIPTAVWEAQKARRSSFDNSGLSSPFHGANYRVNDHKVSIFKREIDYSNELKNGVDLGLVQFGNGPRVSDLVGVEPIGNGVSDFSKRQLVRLKPIGNSVTEFSKLEGVLEEDIGQFDSGTRARVIDEGNLVSAERTRSGVRDFSKSVRSVREGGSSGGGGALKSDRPLILAPPPVIVQQVVDYESSTWDMLKSFAPQDNEESSVRGEVSSSNEDDRVIDEDKNEEEEKAVGDSDGNKETEVLSEPCSSPLNDDGGGSGGSDEDNVAAINMQAAPNGKVRRSIFSWIKGDVLGSGSFGTVYEGLTDDGFFFAIKEVSLLDQGSQGKQSILQLEQEISLLRAFEHENIVRYLGTEKDEAKLYIFLELATKGSLARLYQKYHLRDSHVSAYTRQILNGLKYLHDRNVVHRDIKCANILVDANGSVKLADFGLAKATTMNDVKSCKGTVFWMAPEVVNLKNRGYGLAADIWSLGCTVLELLTGRPPYSHLEGMQALFRIGKGEPPPIADSLSTDARDFILRCLQVNPTNRPTAAQLLDHPFVKRPHETFSTPSSPRFSSLQP; translated from the exons ATGGACAAGCAGAAACGTAACAGATCGAAGCTCGACCGTCGAAACGCTGTCAGGAATATAGATTACGACGCTTCGTATTCAccttcttcatcatcaacatctaCATCTACATCGTTCTCGATGGAAGGCTCAACGACTCCCCGTACTCGGTCTCTTGATTTAGACCCCAAAACTAGCTTTAGAGTGGAGGGAATCGACGGTGAATTTGACCTGATTTGTCAGACTTTAGGGTTTTCAGGTCCTGATGATTTTGCTATTCCTACTGCTGTTTGGGAAGCTCAAAAAGCGCGGCGGTCGTCTTTCGATAATAGTGGTTTATCTTCTCCGTTTCACGGTGCTAATTATCGTGTTAATGATCATAaagtttctatttttaaacGAGAAATTGATTATTCGAATGAGTTAAAGAATGGTGTAGATTTAGGTTTAGTCCAATTTGGTAATGGACCTAGAGTTAGTGATTTAGTTGGTGTGGAGCCAATTGGAAATGGTGTTTCTGATTTTAGTAAACGTCAATTAGTTCGTCTGAAGCCAATTGGAAATAGTGTTACTGAATTTAGTAAACTAGAAGGTGTGCTTGAGGAAGACATAGGTCAATTTGATAGTGGAACTAGGGCTAGGGTTATTGATGAAGGTAATTTAGTTAGTGCGGAAAGAACTAGAAGTGGTGTTAGAGATTTTAGTAAGAGTGTGAGGTCTGTTAGGGAAGGAGGCAGCAGTGGTGGGGGAGGAGCGCTTAAAAGTGACAGGCCACTGATTTTAGCCCCGCCACCGGTGATAGTGCAGCAAGTAGTTGATTATGAGAGCTCGACCTGGGATATGTTAAAATCCTTTGCTCCTCAGGATAATGAAGAGTCTTCAGTTCGAGGAGAGGTTAGCTCTTCGAATGAAGATGATAGAGTAATTGATGAGGATAAGAACGAGGAGGAGGAGAAAGCAGTTGGGGATAGTGATGGAAATAAAGAAACTGAAGTTCTTTCTGAACCTTGCTCCTCTCCATTGAATGATGATGGTGGGGGCAGTGGTGGAAGTGATGAGGACAATGTAGCTGCTATTAATATGCAGGCGGCACCGAATGGGAAAGTGAGAAGAAGTATTTTTTCGTGGATAAAGGGTGACGTTTTGGGAAGTGGATCTTTTGGAACAGTTTATGAAGGCTTAACTGA TGATGGATTCTTTTTTGCTATAAAGGAGGTTTCTTTGTTGGATCAAGGAAGCCAAGGGAAGCAGAGCATTTTACAACTTGAGCAG GAGATTTCCCTGTTAAGAGCATTTGAACACGAGAATATAGTTCGATATCTTGGAACAGAGAAG GATGAAGCTAAGCTTTATATCTTCCTTGAGCTAGCAACAAAAGGTTCACTTGCAAGGCTCTATCAGAAATACCATTTGAGGGATTCCCATGTCTCCGCATATACAAGACAAATCTTAAATGGTTTGAAATATCTACATGACCGGAATGTGGTTCACAG GGATATTAAATGTGCTAATATATTGGTGGATGCAAATGGATCTGTAAAACTTGCAGACTTTGGGTTGGCAAAG GCAACTACGATGAATGATGTTAAATCCTGCAAGGGGACTGTATTTTGGATGGCCCCAGAG GTTGTTAATTTAAAGAATCGTGGCTATGGACTTGCTGCTGATATATGGAGCCTTGGATGTACTGTTCTGGAATTGTTAACTGGTCGACCGCCATACTCTCACTTGGAAGGC ATGCAAGCACTGTTTAGGATTGGCAAGGGTGAACCTCCTCCAATTGCCGATTCTTTATCAACAGATGCCAGGGATTTCATTCTGAGATGCTTACAAGTGAATCCGACTAATCGGCCTACAGCAGCTCAGCTGTTAGACCATCCATTTGTGAAAAGGCCACATGAAACTTTCTCTACTCCTTCTTCTCCTCGATTTAGCAGCTTACAGCCTTGA
- the LOC8262041 gene encoding transcription factor bHLH91 translates to MYEETGCFDPNSMVEGADDGLCQVLQIPPQPQPLMAGSTTNSHNSYEENLKLSADQELSYHHSNNPHHHHQEDDASASAAAAMETQLQNHQMGFDTHLMQDSSNQVMAFNSSTSLQDATFAQTPDLLNLFHLPRGSTSSLLPNSSISFTNPSHTAPLGFVGDLPMADTASASSILYDPLFHLNLPPQPPLFRDLFQSLPPHGYSLPGSMVNSLFGAGVGGDDHVEGSGDGGGIYQDGDGEQQFDNGVLDFTWDMPCMGKGRDAGKKTKPFATERQRRQHLNDKYKALQNLVPNPTKADRTSVVGDAIDYIKELLRTVNELKLLVEKKRCARERSKRQKTEEDSIGNGHDSSCITKPLGDPDQSFNNGSLRSSWIERKSKDTEVDVRIIDDEVTIKLVQRKKINCLLFVSKVLDELQLDLHHVAGGHIGDYYSFLFNTKIFEGSSVYASAIANKLIEVVDRHYASTPSTN, encoded by the exons ATGTATGAAGAAACAGGTTGCTTTGACCCCAACTCCATGGTAGAAGGAGCAGATGATGGACTTTGCCAAGTTCTACAAATTCCACCACAGCCACAACCGCTCATGGCCGGTAGCACTACAAATAGCCATAATAGCTATGAAGAGAATCTCAAGCTTTCAGCTGATCAAGAACTCTCTTACCATCACAGCAATAATCCTCATCATCACCACCAAGAAGATGATGCTTCTGCTTCTGCTGCCGCTGCTATGGAAACCCAACTTCAAAATCACCAAATGGGTTTTGATACCCATTTAATGCAGGATTCTTCGAATCAAGTTATGGCCTTTAATTCATCAACTTCTTTGCAAGATGCAACTTTTGCTCAGACACCTGACCTTCTCAATCTTTTTCACTTACCCAGAGGCTCAACTTCTTCTCTGCTACCAAATTCTTCAATCTCTTTCACAAACCCTAGCCATACGGCTCCATTAGGTTTTGTTGGTGACCTTCCGATGGCAGACACAGCTTCCGCTTCTTCTATCCTATATGACCCACTTTTTCACTTGAATCTTCCTCCACAACCTCCTTTATTTAGGGACTTGTTTCAATCTTTGCCACCACATGGCTACTCTTTGCCTGGCTCAATGGTTAATTCTTTGTTTGGTGCCGGCGTCGGAGGAGATGACCATGTTGAGGGAAGTGGAGATGGAGGTGGCATTTACCAAGACGGTGATGGAGAGCAGCAGTTTGATAATGGGGTACTTGACTTCACATGGGATATGCCTTGTATGGGTAAAGGAAGAGATGCTGGTAAAAAGACTAAACCCTTTGCTACTGAGCGCCAAAGGAGACAACACCTTAATGATAAGTACAAAGCTTTGCAGAATTTGGTTCCTAATCCTACAAAG GCTGATAGAACATCTGTGGTTGGAGATGCAATTGATTATATCAAGGAACTTCTTAGAACTGTTAATGAGCTGAAACTACTAGTAGAAAAAAAGAGATGTGCTAGAGAAAGGAGCAAGAGACAGAAGACAGAAGAAGATTCTATAGGGAATGGTCATGACAGTTCTTGTATCACCAAACCTCTTGGCGACCCTGATCAGAGTTTCAACAATGGATCATTAAGGAGCTCTTGGATTGAAAGGAAATCAAAGGATACGGAGGTGGACGTTCGTATAATTGATGATGAAGTTACTATCAAACTTGTTCAACGAAAGAAGATCAATTGCTTGCTGTTTGTCTCCAAAGTCCTTGATGAACTTCAGCTTGATCTCCATCACGTTGCTGGTGGCCATATTGGTGATTACTACAGCTTTCTCTTTAACACCAAG ATATTTGAAGGTTCTTCAGTTTATGCGAGTGCCATAGCAAACAAGCTGATTGAGGTGGTAGACAGGCATTATGCATCAACTCCATCTACAAACtga
- the LOC8259334 gene encoding uncharacterized protein LOC8259334 isoform X2: MDRNQPVLVPEWLKSAGSVPTGGNANHQSTSALLHSDDHPGSKHEQNKLAQSGSDRDARPLSVLERTTSAYFRRSSSNNSSAHLRTNCSFGRTQRDRDRDNSSDYNDHEKLVLGDHRRQELSGPLGNFLPSKFDKEKLRRSLSMVTGKQDEAWSKKLAGDLTNTNKSQYSNSNGNDLFARVSVGRTHDTSFEQDFPSLGAEERQGTISRVSSPGLSSSIQTSNDSWKSALAEVPVVMGSSSIGVTSAPQAVPAISASMVPSITTGLNMAESLAQVPSRARTPPQATAGAQRLEELAVRQSKLIPMTPSTPKTLVVSPLEKSKPKIVQQQSSAHFAVNHTRGPGRSDNSKISNEGRLQVLKPSRELNSISSAVKDSSSPTNGSTLLVSPLGTTPLAASSGPLKSSGHSPNHARYSSVLLPTMEKRSMSQVQSRNDFFNHLKKKSSMNSTSAVSDSSPTPLSSSSEKSGESVSEAAAASGIASLAR; encoded by the exons atggataGAAATCAACCTGTGCTAGTGCCGGAATGGTTGAAAAGTGCCGGAAGTGTCCCCACTGGTGGCAATGCCAACCACCAATCTACATCAGCCTTATTGCACTCTG ATGATCATCCTGGATCGAAGCATGAACAGAACAAGTTAGCCCAAAGTGGTAGTGATCGCGATGCACGTCCCCTATCAGTTTTGGAAAGGACCACTTCTGCCTATTTTCGCCGGAGTTCTAGCAACAATAGTTCTGCTCACTTGCGTACTAACTGTAGTTTTGGTAGGACTCAGCGTGATAGGGATAGGGACAATTCAAGTGATTACAATGACCATGAAAAGTTGGTCTTAGGTGATCATAGACGCCAAGAGCTGTCTGGTCCACTGGGTAATTTTTTACCAAGTAAGTTTGACAAAGAAAAGTTACGCCGTTCACTGTCTATGGTTACTGGAAAACAAGATGAAGCATGGTCTAAGAAATTAGCTGGTGATTTGACTAACACTAACAAAAGTCAATACAGCAATAGCAATGGCAATGATCTGTTTGCCAGGGTTAGTGTTGGTCGTACACATGATACTTCATTTGAACAGGACTTCCCCTCACTTGGAGCTGAAGAAAGACAAGGTACTATAAGCAGGGTGTCTTCTCCTGGCTTAAGTTCTTCCATACAAACTAGCAATGATAGCTGGAAGTCTGCTCTGGCTGAGGTGCCAGTGGTCATGGGAAGCAGCAGCATTGGTGTTACATCAGCTCCACAAGCTGTTCCTGCAATCTCAGCTTCTATGGTGCCGAGCATTACTACAGGACTCAATATGGCTGAATCGTTAGCACAGGTCCCTTCTCGTGCTCGTACACCTCCCCAG GCAACTGCTGGAGCACAAAGGCTTGAAGAGCTGGCTGTGAGGCAATCAAAATTGATTCCCATGACTCCTTCCACACCTAAAACCCTG GTAGTCAGTCCTTTGGAAAAATCAAAACCGAAAATTGTGCAACAGCAATCTTCTGCCCACTTTGCGGTGAATCATACTCGTGGTCCTGGAAGATCtgataattcaaaaatatcGAATGAAGGCAGGCTTCAGGTCCTCAAACCATCACGAGAATTGAACAGCATCTCTTCAGCTGTGAAAGATAGCTCGAGTCCTACAAATGGTAGCACACTATTAGTTAGCCCGCTTGGAACCACTCCTTTGGCTGCTTCATCTGGTCCCTTGAAGAGCTCAGGCCACAGTCCAAACCATGCCCGCTATTCTTCTGTTTTGCTGCCAACCATGGAGAAGAGGTCAATGTCTCAAGTCCAGAGCAGGAATGATTTTTTCAACCATCTTAAGAAGAAATCCTCTATGAACTCCACTTCTGCGGTTTCAGACTCTAGTCCTACTCCATTGTCATCCAGCTCTGAGAAGTCTGGTGAATCAGTTTCGGAAGCTGCTGCTGCTTCAG GCATCGCGAGTTTGGCAAGATAG
- the LOC8259334 gene encoding uncharacterized protein LOC8259334 isoform X1, whose product MDRNQPVLVPEWLKSAGSVPTGGNANHQSTSALLHSDDHPGSKHEQNKLAQSGSDRDARPLSVLERTTSAYFRRSSSNNSSAHLRTNCSFGRTQRDRDRDNSSDYNDHEKLVLGDHRRQELSGPLGNFLPSKFDKEKLRRSLSMVTGKQDEAWSKKLAGDLTNTNKSQYSNSNGNDLFARVSVGRTHDTSFEQDFPSLGAEERQGTISRVSSPGLSSSIQTSNDSWKSALAEVPVVMGSSSIGVTSAPQAVPAISASMVPSITTGLNMAESLAQVPSRARTPPQATAGAQRLEELAVRQSKLIPMTPSTPKTLVVSPLEKSKPKIVQQQSSAHFAVNHTRGPGRSDNSKISNEGRLQVLKPSRELNSISSAVKDSSSPTNGSTLLVSPLGTTPLAASSGPLKSSGHSPNHARYSSVLLPTMEKRSMSQVQSRNDFFNHLKKKSSMNSTSAVSDSSPTPLSSSSEKSGESVSEAAAASGTGHGGDSSLPEISITGLSSDNGDAHNRHREFGKIEKDPKCDATPNPDEEEAAFLRSLGWDENAGEDEGLTEEEIRAFYEEYKKKRPSKLLHNGT is encoded by the exons atggataGAAATCAACCTGTGCTAGTGCCGGAATGGTTGAAAAGTGCCGGAAGTGTCCCCACTGGTGGCAATGCCAACCACCAATCTACATCAGCCTTATTGCACTCTG ATGATCATCCTGGATCGAAGCATGAACAGAACAAGTTAGCCCAAAGTGGTAGTGATCGCGATGCACGTCCCCTATCAGTTTTGGAAAGGACCACTTCTGCCTATTTTCGCCGGAGTTCTAGCAACAATAGTTCTGCTCACTTGCGTACTAACTGTAGTTTTGGTAGGACTCAGCGTGATAGGGATAGGGACAATTCAAGTGATTACAATGACCATGAAAAGTTGGTCTTAGGTGATCATAGACGCCAAGAGCTGTCTGGTCCACTGGGTAATTTTTTACCAAGTAAGTTTGACAAAGAAAAGTTACGCCGTTCACTGTCTATGGTTACTGGAAAACAAGATGAAGCATGGTCTAAGAAATTAGCTGGTGATTTGACTAACACTAACAAAAGTCAATACAGCAATAGCAATGGCAATGATCTGTTTGCCAGGGTTAGTGTTGGTCGTACACATGATACTTCATTTGAACAGGACTTCCCCTCACTTGGAGCTGAAGAAAGACAAGGTACTATAAGCAGGGTGTCTTCTCCTGGCTTAAGTTCTTCCATACAAACTAGCAATGATAGCTGGAAGTCTGCTCTGGCTGAGGTGCCAGTGGTCATGGGAAGCAGCAGCATTGGTGTTACATCAGCTCCACAAGCTGTTCCTGCAATCTCAGCTTCTATGGTGCCGAGCATTACTACAGGACTCAATATGGCTGAATCGTTAGCACAGGTCCCTTCTCGTGCTCGTACACCTCCCCAG GCAACTGCTGGAGCACAAAGGCTTGAAGAGCTGGCTGTGAGGCAATCAAAATTGATTCCCATGACTCCTTCCACACCTAAAACCCTG GTAGTCAGTCCTTTGGAAAAATCAAAACCGAAAATTGTGCAACAGCAATCTTCTGCCCACTTTGCGGTGAATCATACTCGTGGTCCTGGAAGATCtgataattcaaaaatatcGAATGAAGGCAGGCTTCAGGTCCTCAAACCATCACGAGAATTGAACAGCATCTCTTCAGCTGTGAAAGATAGCTCGAGTCCTACAAATGGTAGCACACTATTAGTTAGCCCGCTTGGAACCACTCCTTTGGCTGCTTCATCTGGTCCCTTGAAGAGCTCAGGCCACAGTCCAAACCATGCCCGCTATTCTTCTGTTTTGCTGCCAACCATGGAGAAGAGGTCAATGTCTCAAGTCCAGAGCAGGAATGATTTTTTCAACCATCTTAAGAAGAAATCCTCTATGAACTCCACTTCTGCGGTTTCAGACTCTAGTCCTACTCCATTGTCATCCAGCTCTGAGAAGTCTGGTGAATCAGTTTCGGAAGCTGCTGCTGCTTCAGGTACTGGGCATGGTGGGGATTCTTCTTTACCAGAAATCTCCATTACAGGTTTGTCGAGTGACAATGGTGATGCTCACAACAGGCATCGCGAGTTTGGCAAGATAGAGAAGGATCCAAAATGTGATGCGACTCCTAACCCAGATGAGGAAGAGGCTGCTTTTCTACGTTCACTTGGTTGGGATGAAAATGCTGGAGAAGATGAAGGCCTTACAGAGGAGGAGATCAGAGCTTTCTATGAGGAG TACAAGAAAAAAAGGCCGTCGAAACTTCTCCATAATGGAACATAG